The Oscillospiraceae bacterium genome contains a region encoding:
- the pth gene encoding peptidyl-tRNA hydrolase produces MFFKKQAGGADWLVAGLGNPGKKYEGTRHNAGFDALDYLAREWGAGVTKVKFEGLYGQAAVGGQKIVLLKPQTFMNLSGRSIGAAADFFKIPAGHVVVLCDDVTQAPGKVRVRPGGSAGGHNGLKDIIARLGTQEFPRVRLGVGEKPNPEYDLAAWVLGKLAGADRKAFEARYPDVQDAVELILAGRLGEAQNRHNG; encoded by the coding sequence ATGTTTTTTAAAAAGCAGGCCGGCGGGGCCGACTGGCTGGTGGCCGGCCTTGGCAACCCGGGCAAAAAATACGAGGGCACCCGGCACAACGCGGGGTTTGACGCGCTGGACTACCTTGCAAGGGAGTGGGGCGCCGGCGTGACCAAGGTAAAATTCGAGGGGCTTTACGGCCAGGCGGCCGTGGGCGGGCAGAAGATCGTGCTGCTCAAGCCCCAGACGTTTATGAATCTGTCGGGCCGGAGCATCGGTGCGGCGGCGGATTTTTTCAAGATCCCGGCCGGGCATGTGGTGGTGCTGTGCGACGATGTAACCCAGGCCCCCGGCAAGGTGCGGGTGCGCCCCGGCGGCTCGGCCGGCGGGCACAACGGCCTGAAGGACATCATTGCCCGGCTGGGCACCCAGGAGTTCCCGCGGGTACGCCTGGGGGTGGGCGAAAAGCCGAACCCGGAATACGATCTGGCGGCCTGGGTGCTGGGCAAGCTGGCGGGCGCGGACCGCAAGGCATTTGAAGCCCGGTACCCCGACGTGCAGGACGCAGTGGAGCTGATCCTGGCAGGGCGCCTTGGCGAGGCGCAGAACCGGCACAACGGCTGA
- the ppdK gene encoding pyruvate, phosphate dikinase has translation MSKKKYLYLFSEGNKDMREILGGKGANLAEMTNAGMPVPQGFTISTEACTQYYEDGRQINDEIMADIYEYIGKMEEITGKKFGDLSNPLLVSVRSGARASMPGMMDTILNLGLNDEVVEGLAAKTGNPRFAYDSYRRFVQMFSDVVMELSKSDFEAIIDEMKEAKGVKLDTELDADDMKNLVTKFKALYKSKMGSDFPSDPKTQLIEAVKAVFRSWDNPRANVYRRMNEIPYDWGTAVNVQAMVFGNGGDTSGTGVAFTRNPATGEKALFGEYLINAQGEDVVAGIRTPSPISHLAEQMPEVYNQFVEIATKLENHYRDMQDMEFTIEDGKLYMLQTRNGKRTAAAALKIAVDLVDEGMITEKEAVLRVEPKQLDSLLHPQFDADAMKNAEVIGKGLAASPGAACGQVVFTAEDAKESVESGSMKKVVLVRLETSPEDIEGMAVAQGILTVRGGMTSHAAVVARGMGTCCVSGCGDIVVDYAKNEFTLAGKTYKRGDWISIDGSTGNIYGEAIPTVDASISGDFGRFMAWADSYRQLEVFANADNPHDAQQGVDFGAEGIGLCRTEHMFFEATRIKAVREMIVAEDVEGRKKALAKILPFQQGDFEAMYKVMGERPMTIRYLDPPLHEFLPTKAEDIAELAQDLGITVEHLHNVIDSLHEFNPMMGHRGCRLAVAYPEIAEMQTTAVINAAINVSRETGLHIVPHIMIPLVGEVKELKFVKDVVVATADKLIAEAGVDMKYEVGTMIEIPRAALTADEIAKEAEFFSFGTNDLTQMTFGFSRDDAGKFLSYYYDNKVYESDPFAHLDQNGVGKLVEMAAKLGRSTRPELGLGICGEHGGDPTSVEFCHKVGLDYVSCSPFRVPIARLAAAQAAIKNPR, from the coding sequence TTGAGTAAAAAGAAGTATCTTTATCTGTTCAGCGAGGGCAACAAGGACATGCGCGAAATCCTGGGCGGCAAGGGCGCCAACCTGGCCGAAATGACCAACGCGGGCATGCCTGTGCCCCAGGGCTTCACCATTTCCACCGAGGCCTGCACCCAGTATTATGAAGACGGCCGCCAGATCAACGACGAGATCATGGCCGACATCTACGAGTACATCGGCAAAATGGAAGAGATCACCGGCAAAAAGTTCGGCGATCTCTCCAACCCCCTGCTGGTGTCGGTGCGTTCGGGCGCCCGCGCCTCCATGCCCGGCATGATGGACACCATCCTGAACCTGGGCCTGAACGACGAAGTGGTCGAGGGCCTGGCCGCCAAGACCGGCAACCCCCGCTTCGCGTACGACAGCTACCGCCGTTTCGTGCAGATGTTCAGCGACGTGGTCATGGAACTGTCCAAAAGCGACTTTGAGGCGATCATCGACGAGATGAAGGAAGCCAAGGGCGTGAAGCTGGACACCGAGCTGGACGCCGACGACATGAAGAACCTGGTGACCAAGTTCAAGGCCCTGTACAAGAGCAAGATGGGCAGCGACTTCCCCTCCGACCCCAAGACCCAGCTCATCGAAGCTGTGAAGGCCGTGTTCCGCTCCTGGGACAACCCCCGTGCCAACGTGTACCGCCGCATGAACGAGATCCCCTACGACTGGGGCACCGCCGTGAACGTGCAGGCCATGGTGTTCGGCAACGGCGGCGACACCAGCGGCACCGGCGTTGCGTTCACCCGCAACCCCGCCACTGGTGAAAAGGCCCTGTTCGGCGAGTACCTCATCAACGCCCAGGGCGAGGACGTGGTGGCCGGCATCCGCACCCCGAGCCCCATCTCCCATCTGGCCGAGCAGATGCCCGAAGTCTACAACCAGTTTGTGGAAATCGCCACCAAACTCGAGAACCATTACCGCGATATGCAGGACATGGAGTTCACCATCGAGGACGGCAAGCTCTACATGCTGCAGACCCGCAACGGCAAGCGCACCGCCGCCGCCGCGCTCAAGATCGCGGTGGATCTGGTGGATGAGGGCATGATCACCGAAAAAGAGGCTGTGCTGCGCGTGGAGCCCAAGCAGCTGGACAGCCTGCTGCACCCCCAGTTCGACGCCGACGCCATGAAGAACGCCGAAGTGATCGGCAAGGGCCTGGCGGCCAGCCCGGGCGCCGCCTGCGGCCAGGTGGTCTTCACCGCCGAGGACGCCAAGGAAAGCGTTGAGAGCGGCAGCATGAAAAAGGTCGTTCTGGTGCGCCTGGAAACCAGCCCCGAAGACATCGAGGGCATGGCCGTGGCCCAGGGCATCCTCACCGTGCGCGGCGGCATGACCAGCCACGCCGCCGTGGTGGCCCGCGGCATGGGCACCTGCTGTGTGTCCGGCTGCGGCGACATTGTGGTGGACTATGCCAAGAACGAGTTCACTCTGGCCGGCAAGACCTACAAGCGGGGCGACTGGATCAGCATCGACGGCTCCACCGGCAACATCTACGGCGAGGCCATTCCCACCGTGGACGCCTCCATCAGCGGCGATTTCGGCCGCTTCATGGCCTGGGCCGACTCCTACCGCCAGCTGGAGGTGTTCGCCAACGCCGACAACCCGCACGACGCGCAGCAGGGTGTTGACTTCGGCGCCGAGGGCATCGGCCTGTGCCGCACCGAGCACATGTTCTTCGAGGCCACCCGCATCAAGGCGGTGCGCGAGATGATCGTGGCCGAGGATGTGGAGGGCCGCAAAAAGGCCCTCGCCAAGATCCTTCCCTTCCAGCAGGGCGACTTCGAGGCCATGTACAAGGTGATGGGCGAGCGGCCCATGACCATCCGTTACCTGGATCCCCCGCTCCACGAGTTCCTGCCCACCAAGGCCGAGGACATCGCCGAGCTGGCGCAGGACCTGGGCATCACGGTAGAGCACCTGCACAACGTGATCGACAGCCTGCACGAGTTCAACCCCATGATGGGCCACCGCGGCTGCCGCCTGGCCGTCGCTTACCCCGAAATCGCCGAGATGCAGACCACCGCGGTCATCAACGCGGCCATCAACGTGAGCCGTGAGACCGGCCTGCACATTGTGCCCCACATCATGATCCCCCTGGTGGGCGAGGTGAAGGAGCTCAAGTTCGTCAAGGACGTGGTGGTCGCCACCGCCGACAAGCTCATCGCCGAGGCCGGCGTGGACATGAAGTACGAAGTGGGCACCATGATCGAGATCCCCCGCGCGGCCCTCACCGCCGACGAGATCGCCAAGGAGGCCGAGTTCTTCAGCTTCGGCACCAACGATCTGACCCAGATGACCTTCGGCTTCAGCCGCGACGACGCGGGCAAGTTCCTCAGCTACTACTACGACAACAAGGTCTACGAGAGCGATCCCTTTGCCCACCTGGATCAGAATGGCGTGGGCAAGCTGGTGGAAATGGCCGCAAAGCTGGGCCGCTCCACCCGCCCCGAGCTGGGCCTTGGTATCTGCGGCGAACACGGCGGCGACCCCACCAGTGTGGAGTTCTGCCACAAGGTAGGTCTGGACTACGTGTCCTGCTCTCCCTTCCGCGTGCCCATCGCCCGCCTGGCCGCCGCACAGGCCGCCATCAAGAATCCCCGATGA
- a CDS encoding membrane protein, with amino-acid sequence MPVGVLADGLAVLLGGLAGGKLGNLLQEQMKQELTLIFGVVSIAMGISYVVRVNAMPAVVLAVILGLVLGRLAGLTRWIELAVGMILRPMGGLSQGGKDALTPEKFMEQFISAAVLFCASGTGIFGALESGMSGDHTVLLAKALLDIFTAAIFAASLGCAICAVCIPQMALMLALFYSAALILPHTTELMRADFMACGGILMLATGFRIAGIKSFPIADMLPAMILIMPLSSLWSRFADLF; translated from the coding sequence ATGCCGGTTGGTGTGTTGGCAGACGGGCTGGCCGTTTTGTTGGGCGGTCTTGCAGGCGGCAAGCTGGGCAACCTGCTGCAGGAACAAATGAAACAGGAGCTGACCCTGATCTTCGGCGTGGTATCGATAGCCATGGGCATCAGCTATGTCGTAAGGGTGAACGCCATGCCCGCGGTCGTACTGGCCGTTATATTAGGCCTGGTCCTGGGCAGGCTTGCGGGCCTGACCCGCTGGATCGAGCTTGCGGTGGGTATGATCCTGCGCCCTATGGGAGGCCTTTCCCAGGGAGGAAAAGACGCGCTGACCCCGGAAAAGTTCATGGAGCAATTCATCAGCGCGGCGGTGCTGTTTTGTGCCAGCGGAACAGGGATATTCGGCGCATTGGAATCCGGCATGAGCGGTGACCATACGGTGCTGCTGGCCAAGGCGTTGCTGGATATTTTCACGGCAGCGATCTTTGCTGCATCACTGGGCTGCGCTATCTGTGCCGTGTGCATACCGCAAATGGCGCTGATGCTGGCTTTGTTTTACAGCGCGGCACTGATTCTGCCCCACACGACCGAGCTGATGCGCGCCGATTTTATGGCCTGCGGCGGCATTTTGATGTTGGCGACCGGCTTTCGGATCGCGGGGATAAAGTCGTTTCCCATTGCGGACATGCTTCCTGCAATGATCCTTATCATGCCTCTGTCTTCGCTTTGGTCCAGGTTTGCTGACCTTTTTTAG